The Lysobacter enzymogenes genome window below encodes:
- a CDS encoding DUF2878 domain-containing protein, protein MSVWIEFLGYQAVWFAAVIAAGNGRWWPGALAAALFVAVQLAVSPRRSALFKLLAAALLAGAIVDGALALSGLARYAAAWPSPQFAPLWILGLWCAFATTLMRSLRSLQRRPALAALLGLIGAPLAYSGAARGFDAVAFAEPAWHGLLALALGWAAALPWLARVGRDGARGASVAASGAGA, encoded by the coding sequence ATGAGCGTCTGGATCGAGTTTCTCGGCTATCAAGCCGTGTGGTTCGCCGCGGTGATCGCCGCAGGGAACGGACGGTGGTGGCCCGGCGCGCTCGCCGCGGCGCTGTTCGTGGCGGTCCAACTGGCGGTTTCGCCGCGGCGTTCGGCGTTGTTCAAACTGCTCGCCGCGGCGCTGCTGGCCGGCGCGATCGTCGACGGCGCACTGGCGCTGTCCGGCCTGGCCCGTTACGCCGCGGCGTGGCCGTCGCCGCAGTTCGCGCCGCTCTGGATCCTCGGCCTTTGGTGCGCATTCGCGACCACGCTGATGCGCAGCCTGCGCTCGCTCCAGCGGCGTCCGGCGCTGGCCGCGTTGCTCGGCCTGATCGGCGCGCCATTGGCGTATTCGGGCGCCGCGCGCGGGTTCGACGCGGTCGCTTTCGCCGAGCCGGCCTGGCACGGCCTGCTCGCGCTGGCGCTGGGATGGGCCGCGGCGCTGCCGTGGCTGGCGCGCGTCGGCCGCGACGGTGCGCGCGGCGCGTCCGTCGCCGCGTCGGGAGCCGGCGCATGA